One segment of Neorhodopirellula lusitana DNA contains the following:
- a CDS encoding histone deacetylase family protein codes for MPRIVYSRHYNIGFYGLERLHPFDSRKYGRAWRLISRHFGSAISQLHVQPRRAASHEELTLVHSDEYLTKLRDPKYVAGALEVPPIRRLPSWAIDWHVLRPMRWATRGTILAATEALEHGFSVNLSGGYHHAKPNHGEGFSIYSDIGIAVAALRNQELIDENARVAYIDTDAHQGNGVCHTFMSDNRVFIFDIFNCRIYPIFDVDARKRVDCDVGITKSITDAEYMRELNDRLPGFLDSVGRSPIGLAIYNAGTDVFAGDPLGDLNISAATIRERDLFVVGELRKRGIPTIMVLSGGYTKQSYQLVADSVIELIEMETAMGG; via the coding sequence ATGCCACGCATCGTCTATTCTCGACACTACAACATCGGCTTTTATGGCCTCGAACGCCTCCATCCGTTCGACTCTCGCAAATACGGCCGTGCTTGGCGTCTTATTAGCCGCCACTTTGGATCAGCGATCTCCCAACTTCACGTGCAACCTCGACGCGCGGCCTCCCACGAAGAACTGACGCTGGTTCACTCAGACGAATATCTCACCAAATTGCGCGACCCAAAGTACGTTGCCGGCGCTCTTGAGGTTCCACCTATCCGACGCCTTCCGAGCTGGGCAATTGACTGGCATGTGCTCCGACCGATGCGTTGGGCAACCCGTGGGACGATCCTTGCTGCTACCGAAGCCTTAGAACATGGATTTTCTGTCAACCTCAGCGGTGGCTACCACCACGCCAAACCGAACCATGGCGAAGGCTTCTCGATCTACTCCGATATCGGCATTGCTGTTGCCGCACTGCGAAACCAAGAACTGATCGACGAGAACGCGCGTGTTGCCTACATCGACACTGACGCCCATCAGGGCAATGGTGTTTGCCACACGTTCATGTCCGACAATCGCGTTTTCATTTTCGACATTTTCAATTGCCGCATCTATCCGATTTTCGACGTTGATGCTCGCAAACGGGTTGATTGTGATGTCGGTATCACCAAATCAATCACTGACGCTGAATACATGCGTGAATTGAATGATCGGCTTCCGGGTTTTCTTGATTCCGTTGGGCGATCACCAATTGGACTGGCGATTTACAATGCTGGCACGGACGTATTCGCTGGCGACCCGCTGGGCGACCTCAATATCTCCGCAGCTACCATACGCGAACGCGACCTGTTTGTTGTCGGCGAACTTCGCAAGCGTGGCATCCCAACGATCATGGTTCTCAGTGGCGGATATACTAAACAGAGCTATCAGCTTGTTGCCGATTCCGTCATCGAGTTAATCGAGATGGAGACCGCAATGGGCGGATAA